A single genomic interval of Pochonia chlamydosporia 170 chromosome 7, whole genome shotgun sequence harbors:
- a CDS encoding glutathione-S-transferase theta, GST (similar to Metarhizium acridum CQMa 102 XP_007810614.1), with translation MADVDTSLPPEPSGAAAELAARHASEHPLKLYGGWFCPFVQRAWITLCEKEIPHQYVEINPYKKEADFLAMNPRGLVPTLAVPVGSEGKDQKPLYESLVICEYLEDAYSDEAKYGRRLLPSDPYEKARARLWIDHISTRIIPAFYKFLQHTPEKPYSIGQARADFHGHIRTLTEQMDPDGPWFLGEQISLVDISLAPWAKRLWLLDHYKSGGLGIPQDDGDAVWQRWAKWYNAIVTRKSVQDTWSADERYIIAYKRYADDTTNSLVGQATRQGQRLP, from the coding sequence ATGGCCGACGTTGACACTTCGCTTCCTCCAGAACCTTCCGGAGCCGCTGCCGAGCTAGCCGCCCGCCATGCCTCAGAACATCCACTCAAACTATACGGCGGATGGTTCTGCCCCTTCGTTCAGCGAGCATGGATTACACTTTGTGAGAAGGAAATTCCTCATCAGTACGTTGAGATCAATCCGTACAAGAAGGAAGCCGATTTCCTAGCCATGAATCCTCGCGGTTTGGTGCCAACACTTGCCGTGCCGGTTGGTTCGGAAGGGAAGGACCAGAAGCCATTGTATGAGAGCTTGGTGATCTGCGAGTACTTAGAGGACGCATATTCAGATGAAGCCAAGTATGGCCGTCGTTTGCTTCCGTCAGATCCCTACGAAAAAGCCCGGGCTCGGTTGTGGATCGATCACATCAGCACCAGGATCATCCCGGCGTTTTACAAGTTTCTGCAGCATACTCCAGAGAAGCCGTATAGCATTGGGCAGGCTCGTGCCGACTTTCACGGCCATATTCGAACACTGACGGAGCAGATGGATCCTGATGGGCCGTGGTTCTTGGGCGAGCAAATCAGCTTGGTGGATATCAGTTTGGCACCGTGGGCAAAACGACTTTGGTTGCTGGATCACTACAAATCAGGTGGGCTGGGTATTCCCCaggatgatggagatgctgttTGGCAACGCTGGGCCAAGTGGTATAATGCCATTGTCACTCGGAAGAGCGTCCAGGATACTTGGAGCGCGGATGAGAGATATATTATTGCGTATAAACGCTACGCAGACGATACGACGAACTCTCTTGTTGGGCAGGCAACGagacaagggcaaaggtTACCTTGA